A window from Ignavibacteriota bacterium encodes these proteins:
- a CDS encoding host-nuclease inhibitor Gam family protein has protein sequence METEINFMDELLAEVEIKEELQSEAYFDLLIKKISGLESQISRNFKIAEEEVKIINDFYLKKNSKIKEAIDGLERILEEYIREKNRLDPNVKTISFLNGILKLHKKPDRIEISDLDLFLKSATNDILTIVPESIKPNLTKIKALMKYSGRSIPCVSKI, from the coding sequence GTGGAAACAGAAATTAATTTTATGGATGAACTATTGGCAGAAGTTGAAATTAAAGAGGAATTACAGTCTGAAGCATATTTTGATTTATTAATTAAAAAGATTTCAGGATTGGAATCTCAAATCAGCAGGAATTTCAAAATAGCAGAGGAAGAAGTTAAAATAATAAATGATTTCTATCTGAAGAAGAATTCTAAAATTAAAGAAGCCATAGACGGTCTCGAGCGCATTTTGGAAGAATATATTCGTGAAAAAAATCGTCTTGATCCCAATGTGAAAACAATATCATTCCTAAATGGTATTCTAAAACTTCATAAGAAACCAGACCGAATAGAAATATCAGATTTGGATTTATTCTTAAAATCCGCAACAAATGATATTCTCACTATTGTACCCGAATCTATTAAACCCAATCTCACAAAGATTAAAGCATTGATGAAATACAGCGGAAGATCAATTCCATGTGTTTCTAAGATTTAA
- a CDS encoding GNAT family N-acetyltransferase, giving the protein MNIEIRPLTKDLKDQYLFLFDNMIHKENPEWSKCYCNDYHFLGNVETCTRELSRTLIINRINDDELQGYLAFENDKPIGWCNANNRSNYQRLLRDYDLIDNPDDKVYSVVCFLIHPDYRRQGITQKILEKIITEHSNTDYDYIEAYPKKGETSNSNFNGPLELFKRNDFKIHKEHDAYYVMRKKLK; this is encoded by the coding sequence ATGAATATTGAAATCAGACCATTAACCAAAGATTTAAAAGACCAATATTTATTTCTTTTTGATAATATGATTCACAAAGAAAACCCTGAATGGTCAAAATGCTACTGTAACGACTATCATTTCCTTGGAAATGTTGAGACTTGTACACGTGAATTAAGTCGTACTCTGATAATTAATCGTATAAATGATGATGAGCTACAAGGCTATTTAGCTTTTGAAAATGATAAACCAATTGGATGGTGTAATGCAAACAACCGATCAAATTATCAAAGACTATTAAGGGACTATGATTTAATCGATAACCCTGATGACAAGGTTTATTCAGTTGTTTGTTTTTTAATACATCCCGATTATCGAAGACAAGGGATTACTCAAAAAATTCTTGAAAAAATTATTACTGAGCATTCAAATACAGACTATGATTATATTGAAGCATATCCCAAAAAAGGAGAAACGAGCAATAGTAATTTTAATGGTCCCTTGGAATTATTTAAAAGAAATGATTTCAAGATTCATAAAGAGCATGATGCTTATTATGTAATGAGAAAAAAACTAAAATGA
- a CDS encoding JAB domain-containing protein, with amino-acid sequence MCRRSKRKVCSFWLSSNNKVIGFEIISEGLLNSSLVHPREVFRGAIVATCANIIIAHNHPSGNLEPSREDINITKKLVEAGKIVDISVLDHVIFTDNGFTSFVEQRII; translated from the coding sequence ATTTGCAGGAGAAGTAAAAGAAAGGTTTGTAGTTTTTGGTTAAGCTCAAATAATAAAGTTATAGGCTTTGAGATAATTTCAGAGGGTTTATTAAACAGCAGTTTAGTTCACCCAAGAGAAGTATTTCGAGGAGCCATTGTAGCAACATGTGCAAATATAATTATCGCCCATAATCATCCGTCCGGCAATCTGGAGCCATCAAGAGAGGATATAAATATTACAAAGAAATTAGTGGAAGCAGGCAAAATTGTAGACATTTCAGTTTTAGATCATGTCATATTTACGGATAATGGATTTACATCATTTGTGGAGCAGAGAATTATATAG